One window from the genome of Shumkonia mesophila encodes:
- a CDS encoding tyrosine-type recombinase/integrase has translation MPPTINSSVSALRFFFTVTLDRPDLSRRLVLVRHPRKLPDVLSVEEVGRLLDAAPGPKYKAALGTAYGAGLRVSEVAALKVDDIDSTRMLIRVEQGKGRKDRNAMLSPQLLELLRLWWREGKRRNVMPPHGWLFPGRSVAEPVSTRQINRAVHEAAEAAGIRKRVTPHTLRHSFATHLLEQDVDIRVIQVLLGHSKLDTTALYARVATKTIRSVTSPLEHLKLLMEGKSPGD, from the coding sequence GTGCCCCCCACCATCAACAGCTCGGTGTCGGCGCTGCGCTTCTTCTTCACGGTGACGCTCGACCGGCCGGATCTGTCCCGACGCCTCGTCCTGGTTCGTCATCCCCGCAAGCTTCCAGACGTGCTGAGCGTCGAGGAGGTCGGGCGACTGCTCGATGCGGCGCCGGGTCCCAAGTACAAGGCGGCGCTGGGAACCGCCTATGGTGCCGGGCTCCGGGTCTCGGAAGTCGCCGCCCTCAAGGTCGACGACATCGACAGCACCCGCATGCTGATCCGGGTGGAACAGGGCAAGGGGCGCAAGGACCGCAACGCGATGCTGTCGCCGCAACTGCTGGAGTTGCTTCGTCTCTGGTGGCGCGAGGGCAAGCGGCGGAACGTCATGCCGCCCCATGGCTGGCTGTTTCCCGGTCGCAGCGTTGCCGAGCCGGTCTCGACCCGCCAGATCAATCGCGCCGTCCATGAGGCGGCGGAAGCGGCCGGCATCAGGAAGCGGGTGACGCCCCACACGCTGCGCCACAGCTTCGCCACACATCTTCTGGAGCAGGATGTCGACATCCGCGTCATCCAAGTGCTGCTGGGGCATTCCAAGCTCGACACGACAGCCCTTTATGCCCGTGTCGCGACGAAGACGATCCGTTCGGTGACCAGTCCGCTCGAGCATCTCAAACTGCTGATGGAAGGCAAGAGCCCGGGCGACTGA
- a CDS encoding IS91 family transposase, which translates to MRPIPEVADIFRVAGPAWRVTHAGHISLAQLKVMSAIETCRTAALGGHVEGCEDCGHFRIAYNSCRNRHCPKCQGAAARGWLAARQADLLPVGYFHVVFTVPAEVADIAFHNKAVIYDLLFRTASETMLTIAADPRHLGTRIGITAVLHTWGSAMTHHPHIHMVVPGGGISLDGARWVSSRAAFLLPVRVLAKLFRRLFLTRLITLHAAGRLHFFGDHSALTERRSFLRTLAPLRRKKWVVYAKPPFAGPEAVLAYLSRYTHRVAISNRRLISFDGTAVTFRYKDYRRDGAERQRTMTLAADEFIRRFLLHVLPKGFHRIRHYGLLAGAGRKSNLTRARELLAAPAPSETEELAPEPYSPPPCPCCGGRMVVIEIFQRDAQPRAPPFPPQPSGRTPS; encoded by the coding sequence GTGCGCCCGATACCGGAGGTCGCCGACATCTTCCGCGTGGCCGGGCCGGCTTGGCGGGTGACACATGCCGGGCATATCAGTCTGGCCCAGTTGAAGGTGATGTCGGCGATCGAGACCTGCCGCACCGCCGCCCTCGGCGGTCACGTCGAAGGCTGCGAGGACTGCGGCCATTTCCGCATCGCCTATAACAGCTGCCGCAACCGGCACTGTCCCAAGTGCCAGGGCGCCGCGGCGCGCGGGTGGCTGGCCGCCCGCCAGGCCGACCTGTTGCCGGTCGGCTATTTCCATGTCGTCTTCACCGTCCCCGCCGAGGTCGCCGACATCGCCTTCCACAACAAGGCGGTGATCTACGACCTGCTGTTCCGGACCGCGTCGGAGACCATGCTCACGATCGCCGCCGACCCGCGTCATCTCGGCACGCGCATCGGCATCACGGCTGTCCTCCACACCTGGGGCTCAGCGATGACCCATCATCCGCACATTCACATGGTCGTGCCGGGCGGCGGCATCTCGCTCGATGGCGCGCGGTGGGTCTCCTCGCGCGCCGCTTTCCTGCTGCCGGTTCGTGTCCTTGCGAAGCTGTTCCGTCGTCTCTTTCTGACCCGACTGATCACCCTTCACGCCGCGGGCCGGCTTCACTTCTTCGGTGACCATAGCGCGTTAACCGAACGACGGTCCTTCCTGCGCACCCTGGCGCCGCTGCGGAGGAAGAAGTGGGTGGTCTATGCCAAGCCGCCCTTTGCCGGACCCGAGGCGGTCCTCGCCTATCTGTCGCGCTACACCCACCGGGTCGCCATCTCGAACCGACGGCTCATCTCGTTCGACGGCACCGCCGTCACCTTCCGCTACAAGGACTACCGCCGCGACGGCGCCGAACGCCAACGCACCATGACGCTCGCCGCCGACGAGTTCATCCGGCGCTTCCTGCTCCACGTCCTGCCGAAGGGCTTCCACCGCATCCGCCATTACGGCCTGCTCGCCGGCGCCGGACGCAAAAGCAATCTCACGCGCGCCAGGGAATTGCTTGCCGCTCCGGCGCCGAGCGAGACGGAAGAGCTCGCCCCAGAGCCGTATTCACCGCCGCCTTGCCCTTGTTGCGGCGGACGCATGGTCGTCATCGAGATCTTCCAGCGCGACGCCCAGCCCCGCGCACCACCATTCCCGCCCCAACCATCCGGGAGGACACCATCGTGA